DNA sequence from the Rhizoctonia solani chromosome 10, complete sequence genome:
GAGAGGCAAACACATTGCGCAATCGCTGGCGGGCTGACGATGTCGCAGGACGGGTGGATACGAAACCACGACTCACAGCTGGTGTTCTGGGCTCCCTCCGATATACGCAGAGTCTTCCCCATAATTGAGACCgtttataccattggacctCAAGGAATACTCCACATGGACTACACCCAACCTCTGCTGCTTGGCGAGGAGTGGCATGGGTGCTATGTGGGCTCGGGATGAAGTGAGTAGCTTGCATACGATCAACGTGTGGTCATGTATTGATGTGTGAGTTGTGCATATATAGACAAGTGGGGAATAGGCGGACTgatacatgtatatatgaATGACAACGTCACAGACATGTAGAGTACATTGAGTCTTATTCGTCAGTTACGAGACTGTAGTGCCCTGATAAAGCAATCTATCTGGTTTGATCAATCCAAAAATACTATCTGCACCTTGTGATCAAGCGAAAACGCGGCGAGGAGTAAAGCGGGAGCTCGGGACCAAGCGCAGGTGTGGGAGACCTGATGAGAAAGAAGAGAGGAACGCGGATCAACCAATGACATTGAGGGTCACGGTCACGTGCATGCAAGCGCTGAGCAGGTGCGTATCCCCAGCCACGCATCCTGGACCAAACTTCTGGGTTTGTGAACCTTGACGTGTTCCAGACTCTGCTCTAGCCAAGAAACTGGATCAAACACAAATAAACACACTCAGCATGGGTAGAACTATAGCCGCTACATGGAGGATGCAGATGAATGAGAAAAATGGGAAGTCGGGTTTGAACGTGACAATGTATTTTATGTACTATATAACAGTTGTACAACTGAGTATGTAACGGTCGGAAAACATGTCAAAAGGAGCAGCCGAGAGGTTTGATTGGAAAAAAAGTAGCGAATAAGACTACAAAAAGACAAGCAAATGTGCATGATACATAGGAGGGAATTAATTTGCATTTGAAACATACCCCAGCCTCACATTCGATACCCTCCCTACGACCTTATTACCCATACTCAGCTTGCAGTCAGAGGCCGGCGATAGCTGACAATTTACGACTATCAATAAAACACCCTGCTCGGGCAAATGTATACTCGGCGCCATATCCTTGGCAGAGTTCAGACAAACTAGAAATGGCGGTACGCAAGGTATGAAAGATAGCCCTGACTGTTGGCATCGTTGGTCAATTCACTGACTTTCTCGAAGACATTACACTCACCCTGGCCCATCATATCCCCTGGGTAAAACACCATGTATTCCACACCCCATCCAGCGGACCTGAATCCAATGAACCACACGGGAAAAGGTGGGTAGGTCCATGTCTTGTCCAGGAACTCCTGACATCCCACATATCAACAACCCGTCAAAGTAGGGTACCCCATCACCAGGTCCATAGGCCGATCTCATCGTCGGTTTGTTTACTTTGATCCACACCACCACCGCGTTTCCAGTTGGTCATGGATCCCTGGGCAGGGAACCCGTTGAAAGCACAAGTGTGTCCTAGGATGTGCACCATGGCCACCCGCACGTTGAGCCCTGGTACCGGCGGAATCACACTGGATGAATCGATGGACAGAGTCCATGGTTTATCGCAAGCCGGCACTCGTTAGCATCTTGACAGTTTCACCATTCAGATGGAGGGTTGTGCTCTGTGTTTGCATAAGGCAATGGGAGGAGGAAACGGACGAGGTGTGAATAGGCCAGCCGAGTGAGAAAAAGTCGAGTCGAATGAGGGAAAGTCGAGCCAAGATGGGAACGTTGCGCTCATGATACACACGCGAAAAACGGAACTACCAGGGTACACTGTCAGAGATGACTACAACAGCCCTTTGCAACACGGTCGTACGTACCCAATCTAAGCTCTCCATACTTGCAAACGGCCTGCTCTACCTTGGAAAACATCGTACTTGAGACAACCATCCAAGGTTGTGATTTGTGGTCAATGAGATACCGTTAATTCATTGCATTCTCCGACGCGCGCTGCTACTGATCCTAACCATTGGTCATCGACCTCACTATGAATCAACAATACACGTACCCTCAAGCTTCATGACCACGCCCTTTAGTAGTACTGCACCAGCGCAAATGAACGTTTGGTAGTTTTGACGTCTCTCCCGGTGCCCAGTAGCCGCTCCATGTAGCGTGGCTTGGTACTCCGTCCAGCGCTAAAACCAGGCGGGTCATTGCACGCTTCGCAGTGTATTCTACATTCAACCCTGTTAGCATGTTCTGGGTCTAGATAGAATGTATCATCCGAGCGTACCTTCTCCGAGTTTGTCTGGCATCACGTAGGCCCAGAGTAACAACAATCCAATAAACATGGTGTCATTCGCTCGCATTCCTTGTTCTCCGCTAGGTCCCAGTATCGTGATCTATATAACAATCAGCCTTGGCCTGACAAGTGGCAGACGTGCATACCCTATCCCCGTCCCTCCAGCCCCTTTAGCCGCGTCTCGCTCGGCTCCAGCAATCGTATCTGGATAGGTGTGTTGCTTCGTGCACCAGATGCACAACCTGCTATGCCTTCCCTCCTCTCCTCCTTCTCCAATTTTCCTAGCATCCAGTCTTGACTCGCCCATCCAACAGAGTCCCATAGCCAGACGTGATGGGGGTCCAAGTGACTTGGTCACCATTTGGATGACCCGTCCGACCCGGCATTCCCCTCTGCATCGCGTGCATCCTACATTCAATTACGGCGAGGCATCGTGGCTGAGGCGGCGGTGGGCGTTGTTCTATATCCGGCAAGGAAGGCGGGGAGTGGATGGTATCGAGGTCGGCAAGGGTCATTTTGTCAAAGTTGAGCACTCGGTCGCGTTTCGTCTTCTTTGGGCTATTGTGCTTGATATTATGTAGATGGTGAGCTGGGGATAACAAGGTGGTTATGGTGGGTGTGGTCGTTTGGATGGGTGTACGGCAGGCATGTTGGTCGCTCTCAAGGTTTTTGCACCACGAGTCAGCCATCCGGTCAAATAAATAAGCGGCTTCGCCTACTCCAGACTGTGCCGTTTCAAGATACAACAAAAGGTCAAATACCTGCAGTTTGTTAGATGTTGTTTGCTATGCACAGTATTTTCTCGTTACCGTGCCTAGTGGATTGCAGTGGTGGTCGGAGTCGCATCcagctaagcgccaagcgcGATGGATTAGTCAGCTTCCGGCAATTGGTGCCGTCTCGAGCATTGTCGGCGTTTGAACGCTCCTTGTCTGACTACTGAACGTTCCTAATGAAAGTTGGTTGCCACAACTGTAAGCTTTTGGGCTCTGGAGTTCGACCGGTGCTTCACTTTGCGTGAAAGTCTATTTATGACACCAAATGCTGTTCCACTGCGCGCTGTACAACCGCGGCTATCACCACTTGATGACTTATTACCTTTCTGAAGCGGAACAAGATTGGTCTGAAGTAGCTAGCCGTACTATGCCTACTGAAGGCTATGAGCCATTATTTCTCTGGACTCTTAATTGATTTTGCGTAAACTACAACCAGAGACCCCACGGGTGCCAAGTCAACCAATGTGAGCGCTCCTACTCCTCACATCAAGCTTCTTATCGTGCCTGTGATATGTTAAGCCAGTACAAAATATAACTGCTCAAACAGATATGCTTGAGTAAAAAGCTGCGCCGAAGAAACTATGAATGAGCTCACAAGAGCACCTACGATTAACGACATACCGGTAATCTCCAATCGTTTCACAAGCGGCACCTAATATTTTGGCTCCGGAAAAATCGTAAAATAGCACAGTGTCACTATTGACTCCTCTCCAAGCAGCCACCCATTCAATTACTGGCTACGAATTAACGAGAAAAAGGGGCGGATGAGGCAAGCTGAAACGACAACCACAAGCACAACCCATGACTCTGGATTGATCATATTGATATATCTTGTAAACAGTCCAATCGACGGCTTGGTTTGGCATACACACCGTATACATCTACAACACTCCATATTGCCCACAGTTTTTCGTTCTACCATCGGAGGTGTATTCCGTAGCTTACCTCATTTGTACTTTCTCTCGTGTCCATTTAGTGCAGTGCATGCATTCCAAGAGCCGATTGGCCGTTTTCCATCATCACTAGGTAAGCTGGACGGCTGTGCCATAAGTTCCAGCAAAGGTCCCAATCCGGCTCACTTCACAACATCGACATGTGATATGGGCCCTGAAGCTTCCACAAGCGCCTATCATTCGCCCTTGACCTGAGCAGCCTCACGCTTAGCTCTTGTCCTGCCCAAGGACTACCTCAAGTACAAGCACCCTCTAACAATAAGCATGAGTCGTCTTGTCGGGATCTTCGACCGAGCGTTGGATAAGATCAAGGGAAATCCCACGGTCACAGCTCCTACCTCATCCGATGGCTCCGCTAccatacccatacctttgctGGCCGAAGCCTTGCGCACATTGCATCAGAGCGCTGGGGTGTTTCCACCTCTTCAGGTCGCCATAGGAAGCCTGTTGACCTGCGTCGAGCGCATAGAGGTTGGTAGCATATATATCTTACCAGCCCGCTTGACACACGTTGACGCCGGCTCTTGTCTAGCTCGGACCGAAGCATCGTACGGAGTTCGATCGTCTTGCAACAAGGCTGGCTTCACTCAGCGACTCGCTGGCTTGGCACATAGCGGCATCTAAATCGACGCGTGTTACTGAATTTCTTGAGAAAAAGGCAGCGTGAGTGCGGTGTGATCAACTGGGCTCAAACACTTACCGCTTGTCAAGGTTGGTCAAAGATCAAGTGGAGATCATCAGCAGCAAGCAGAAGCGTGGACTAGCAAGACGCTACAGGCAGGCTCAGCGAGATCAGGATGACATACTGAATGGGTACAGACGGATAGCCAAGATTCTTGATGAGCTACAGGTGAGTGGTCAACCAGTGCTTACAGACGGTATCTCTGACAAAATGAGTAGACCGAGACAAGCCTGAAGATGTGGAGCATAGCCGAAGAGCAGCTCGAGGTAGGTCTCAGAGTATACAGAATACCTGTATATTGACCGTCGGGGCGGTCAGGACTCCCGCCTCGAATCATTATCCCCCGTACACATAGCTACTTACAACTCATCTCTGTCCGAAGACGTCAATCGTCGGGCATGCACTGAGGGCACTCGGGTAAACATCCTGGCCGAGCTTAACCAATGGTCAGTCAATCCGACCCAGCCAAACGTGTTCTGGATGAACGGAATGGCAGGTACTGGCAAAACCACGATCGCATATACCTTTGCTCAGTCGCTTTGGGAACGTGGGGCGCTTGGTGCGAGCTTCTTCTGCACACGTACATCAGACGAATGCAGAGACGTCCGGCGAATCGTGCCCACTGTTGCGTATCAGCTGGCAAACTACTCGCCTTCGTTCCGATCGGCTCTGCTCGATGCTCTTGAGGAAAAGTCCGATATCAAATCGCAATCGATTACCACTCAGTGCGAGCGACTGATCAAGAAGCCGTTATCAAAAGCAAAGGATATAATCACGATAGCCCCCATAGTCGTGATTGATGCACTTGATGAATGTAGTAATGTAAAGTGTGTAGGCACGATCCTTGAAGTCTTGTTTAGGATCTCTCCCGATCTTCCGGTTAAGTTCTTCGTGGCTAGCCGACCAGAGCCAGACATTCGCCATAGAGTGGAAGCTCAGCCTAGCAGGAATCGCTCCGTGTGCGTCCTACATGACATAGAAAAGTTGCTGGTGCAAGCTGATATCACACTGTACCTTCGTGGTGAATTGGCTAGCGCTAATATCTTGGAGTCTCATCTGACTCAACTTGCAAGCCGATCCGGTAACCTGTTCATATATGCGGCCACAGcagttcggtatatcagaaAGACGGGGACCATGGTCGACCAGGATCGACTTGAAGCCATCTTGTGCTCATCTTCAGCAACGGGCAATCGATACGCTGACATTGACCGACTGTATACCACGATTCTAGATGCGGCGGTCTATGGACCAGATCAAGAGCTGGAAGAACAAGAACAGATGCGACTGATACTCTGGACGGCCGTCTGTACGCGCAAGCCCGTCGCCATTGATACACTCGCAGCCCTCGCTGGGGTCAAACCAGCAAAGGCGAACGTACTGCTCCAGTCGCTATACTCTGTGCTGCACGTATCGCAGGTCACCAACACGGTCTCAACGTTGCATGCATCCTTCCCCGACTACATCTTTGACGAGGCACGGTCCAAAAGGTTCTACTGCGACGAAACAACGCATAGCCAGCTGCTGTCCAAGCACTGCTTTGACATCATGCACGACCAGCTGCGGTTCAACATCTGCGGTCTAGAGACATTGTTCATAGCCGATAGCAAAGTGAAGGACCTGAAGGCTTGAATAGATAGGTCGATCTCGCCAATGCTGTCGTATGCTGCGCACCACTGGGGACATCATGTAGCGAAAAGCACGCACTGCAAGGAGACGCAGACGAAGCTGGAAGGATTTTTCTGGAATCAgctgctgttctggatggaggtgctgACTCTAAAAGATACGTTGGATACGGGCATAGCTATGCTGTCACTGGTTAAGCCATGGCTGACGGTAAGTTGGTTTGATAGGGTGGTAGCGGAAATAGCCTGATGATGTGTGATAGGCCAAAGAATCGCCATCAAACCTTGTCAAGATACTCGATGACTCATGGACCTTTGTGTCAACATTTGCTGCGGGATCAGGTTCGCAGTCGacaccgcatatatacatctcaGCACTCGCATTCTGCCACCCGTCGAGCTGGGTGTCGCAGCAATACAAAAGTCGTACTCGGCAGCTGCTATCACTGGCAGGCTCGGCAGCAGAGCGGAGTCCAACGGCACTTCTTGCAACGTGGGAGATGCAGTCGATACCCCTCTGCATAGCATTCTCGTCTGATGGGAGTCGATTGGCAATTGGATTTTATGATGGCACAGTTTGCGTGGTTCATGCTCACAACGGAGCAGTTGCGCTTGGGCGATTCGAGGGGCACATCAAGCAGGTTACGTCGATAGCACTCTCTCCTGATGGATCGATGCTTGTCTCTGGCTCTAGCGACGGTACAATCCTTGTCAGGGATGCCCACACAGGTGGTCGTatatatgacgtcatcaacGGACATGAAGCTGAGGTGACGTCAGTGTgcttctcacccgacggcaagTACATCCTCTCAGGGTCCTATGACCAGACAACGCGAAAGTGGGACAGTGGCAACGGCAGTCTGATACCCAACTCTATCAAACGCCATCCTGATAAAATACTCTGCACAGGATTCTCTCCCAATGGCAAGCATATCGCCTGTGGCCTGTTCAGTGATGAGTCTCCAATTGTTGTTTACCATGCGTTGACTGGCAAGTCACTCCCTTTTCTATCCAATGCTCGTCAATCTTTGGTCCTTTCAGTTGCCTTTTTGCCCAACGGAAAGAACCTTGTCACTGGTCATGAATCCGGTGATTTGCGCGTCTGGAGTCTACACAACGGCACCGCCACACACTCCCCACCAAAAGTACACAACGACACAATCACATCCATTGGGTTTTCGCCACTCGGAGACAAACTCGTCACTGCGTCTTATGATAGGTGCGTGTATATGTGGGATGTAGAGAACGGCTactccaacccttgcctaCTTGGCACACACGAGCATGACGTTTACTCCGTggcgttctcacccgacggcacacGGATTGCATCATGCTCAGGGGATGGCGTCACGATGTGGAATTCACTTCACTCGACATCCTCTCATACACCAAAATGGAAGGCGCCAACCAATGCTGTCTATTCGGTTTCAATATCGCCTGATGGGTCACGCATCGCCGCAGCGGGTCTTGACCATGCGATCTTCATGCTCAACGCACCCGATGGCACCGGCACTGTCGAGCCACTTATGGCAGACACCAATTGGATTAATTCGGTGGCGTTCTCGCCCAATGGCAGGTACCTTGCTTCTGGCCATGCTGACGGTGCCATCTGTCTGTGGGATGGCACGAGCGGCAAGCTGCTATTCGGCCCACTCTGAGGGCATGAAGACTGGGCCCGGTCGATTTCATTCTCACCCAATGACAAGCGCATTGTCTCCGCCTCGGATGACAAGACCATACAAATGTGGGATGTGGGTGATGGGACTCTGACAGCTATCGACCTGGTTGGATCACACAAGGTCAGGGTCTACTGTGCAACATTCTCTTCTGACGGCGGGCACATTGCTTCTGGCGGCGCAGATGGGAAGATCCGTATGTGGGACTCGCATTCGCTGTCACTCGTGTCCGATCCATTTGGGTCCCAGTGGCATCACGGCAGTATCAACTCGGTCACGTTCTCGCCCGATGGCCAACTCATTGCTTCTGGGTCCAATGATGGCACCATCTGCGTGTTCGGCTCGCGCAGTGGCGATCTGGTACTAGGTCCTATCAAGGAACACAAGGATTCGGTTAAGTCAGTTgtgttctcacccgacggcgGTCACATTGTATCTGGCTCGGCTGATCAAAGCGTCCGGGTGTGGGTGGTGAAAGGTGGGGCGCCTGCATGCGAGCCACTTCGAGGACATCAAGGTGGGGTGAGCTCAGTGGCATACTCACCTGACGGTGCGTACATCGTCTCGGGCTCGTGGGACTCGGCGATCCAAGTATGGAAGACACCAGGAAGACGCATTTTATCTGACCCATCATATTCTGGCCCTTCCGCTTCACATGAGAGGCAAACACATCGCGCGATAGCCAGCGGGCTGACGGTGTCACCGGATGGATGGGTACGAAACCGCAACTCACAGCTGGTGTTCTGGGCCCCTTCCAATATACGCAGAGTCTTCCCCGTACTCAAGACCGTCTATACGATTGGACCTGAAGGAGTACTCCACACGGATTATACCCAACCTCTGCTCCTTGGCGAGGAGTGGGATAGGTGCTATGTGGGCTCGGGATGAAGTGAGTAGCTTGCATACGATCAACGTGTGGTCATGTATTGATGTGTGAGTTGTGCATAAACAGACAAGTGGGGCATAGGCGGACTgatacatgtatatatgaATGACAACGTCATAGACATTTAGCGTACATTGAGTCTTATTCGTCAGTTATGAGACTGTAGTGCCCTGATAAAACAATCTACTTGGTTTGATCAATCCAAAAATACTATTTGCACCGTGTGATCAAGGGAAAACGCTGCGCGTAGTAAAGTAGGAGATTGGGACCAAGCACTGGTATGGGAGACCTGACGAGAAAGAAGAGAGGAACGCGGATCAACCAACAACATTGAGGGTCACGGTCACGTGCATGAATTTTTTaattcatatttaaggagctacatgcgaacaaggcaaaccgctcactcACGTGCAtgaaagcgccaagccagaCACGTATCCTCAGGCACGCGTCCTGGACCAAGCTTCTGGTTTGCAAACCTCGACGTGTTCCAGACTCTACTTTGACAAAGAAACTCGATCAAACACGAATAAACACACTCAGCATGGGTAGAACTATAGCCGCTACATGGAGGATGCAGATGAATGAGAAAAATGGGAAGTCAGGTTTGAACGTGACAATGTATTTTATGTACTATATAACAGTTGTACAACTGAGTATGTAAC
Encoded proteins:
- a CDS encoding peptidase C14, with the translated sequence MLSYAAHHWGHHVAKSTHCKETQTKLEGFFWNQLLFWMEVLTLKDTLDTGIAMLSLVKPWLTAKESPSNLVKILDDSWTFVSTFAAGSGSQSTPHIYISALAFCHPSSWVSQQYKSRTRQLLSLAGSAAERSPTALLATWEMQSIPLCIAFSSDGSRLAIGFYDGTVCVVHAHNGAVALGRFEGHIKQVTSIALSPDGSMLVSGSSDGTILVRDAHTGGRIYDVINGHEAEVTSVCFSPDGKYILSGSYDQTTRKWDSGNGSLIPNSIKRHPDKILCTGFSPNGKHIACGLFSDESPIVVYHALTGKSLPFLSNARQSLVLSVAFLPNGKNLVTGHESGDLRVWSLHNGTATHSPPKVHNDTITSIGFSPLGDKLVTASYDRCVYMWDVENGYSNPCLLGTHEHDVYSVAFSPDGTRIASCSGDGVTMWNSLHSTSSHTPKWKAPTNAVYSVSISPDGSRIAAAGLDHAIFMLNAPDGTGTVEPLMADTNWINSVAFSPNGRYLASGHADGAIYWARSISFSPNDKRIVSASDDKTIQMWDVGDGTLTAIDLVGSHKVRVYCATFSSDGGHIASGGADGKIRMWDSHSLSLVSDPFGSQWHHGSINSVTFSPDGQLIASGSNDGTICVFGSRSGDLVLGPIKEHKDSVKSVVFSPDGGHIVSGSADQSVRVWVVKGGAPACEPLRGHQGGVSSVAYSPDGAYIVSGSWDSAIQVWKTPGRRILSDPSYSGPSASHERQTHRAIASGLTVSPDGWVRNRNSQLVFWAPSNIRRVFPVLKTVYTIGPEGVLHTDYTQPLLLGEEWDRCYVGSG
- a CDS encoding peptidase C14 is translated as MSRLVGIFDRALDKIKGNPTVTAPTSSDGSATIPIPLLAEALRTLHQSAGVFPPLQVAIGSLLTCVERIELGPKHRTEFDRLATRLASLSDSLAWHIAASKSTRVTEFLEKKAALVKDQVEIISSKQKRGLARRYRQAQRDQDDILNGYRRIAKILDELQTETSLKMWSIAEEQLEDSRLESLSPVHIATYNSSLSEDVNRRACTEGTRVNILAELNQWSVNPTQPNVFWMNGMAGTGKTTIAYTFAQSLWERGALGASFFCTRTSDECRDVRRIVPTVAYQLANYSPSFRSALLDALEEKSDIKSQSITTQCERLIKKPLSKAKDIITIAPIVVIDALDECSNVKCVGTILEVLFRISPDLPVKFFVASRPEPDIRHRVEAQPSRNRSVCVLHDIEKLLVQADITLYLRGELASANILESHLTQLASRSGNLFIYAATAVRYIRKTGTMVDQDRLEAILCSSSATGNRYADIDRLYTTILDAAVYGPDQELEEQEQMRLILWTAVCTRKPVAIDTLAALAGVKPAKANVLLQSLYSVLHVSQVTNTVSTLHASFPDYIFDEARSKRFYCDETTHSQLLSKHCFDIMHDQLRFNICGLETLFIADSKVKDLKA